In Oncorhynchus mykiss isolate Arlee chromosome 19, USDA_OmykA_1.1, whole genome shotgun sequence, the sequence TGTTCCGCAGATATGTATGGAAAAAGTATATTATTTACCTTATGAATGTTGTTTACGTTGCACATTTTGTAGCATATAATTCAAGGTGTGTCTAATCATGTATGATAGTTTAGTTAAATGGTCAAATCTGTTTTATCATTTACGTAGTCTGTATGTATAGTGATTTATGTTTGATCTGGCCCAAACATAACGAACataagccatttagcagacacttttatccaaagagaCATCCTCCAGAGCGTGCACACATTTTACCCAGAGGGCATCGAACCCCGAATCCCGGCATTGCAAGCACTATGCTTTACCAACTGAGGCTGGGCCACTTGATAACATGATTCCCTGATGTTCAGGACTTCAGCGTAGGCCAGTtgttgagggagggggagaacgTTGTGAAGGTgagcctcctctcccctgtcttgtACGCCTCAGAGAGGAGTCAGGCTCACTCCTCCTACAGCGTGCCCCCTGACTGTCCTCCACCCGTCCAGAAAGGAGAATGTCACGTCAACTTTATCAGAAAGGTGAGTGGCTTTTCATCTTTTCAGTTAATAGTACTTATTGTGTGTTGACAGAAAATATTCAATTTTGTAACAATATTAGCTTAGTAACGTTAAGCTAAttttctagctagctagcacaaacAATGTTATCTTGTCTAGTAGACCTAGCTAGCTACGTCAGTAACCAACTTTAATGTCCTTCTCTGGACTGACATTTGCAATTGCTTATTTCAATTTACCTCGGTGTTTCATGTCCACACCATAACGCAACGCTGGCATCCTGCACATTGAGACACTTTTTACTCTGTcattcaccacattcttattggcaggctcgacagccttggtttctctaacgactgcctcgcctggttcaccaactacttctctgatagagttcagtgtgtcaaatcggagggcctgttgtctggacctctggtagtctctatgggggtgccacagggttcaatcctcgggccaactctcttctctgtatacatcaatgatgtcgctctcgctgctggtgattctctgatccacctctacgcagatgacaccattctgtatacttctggcccctctttggacactgtgttaactaacctccagacgagcttcaatgccatacaactctccttctgtggcctccaactgctcttatatgcaagtaaaactaaatgcatgctcttcaaccgatctctacctgcacctgcccgcccgtccagcatcactactctggacggttctgacttagaatacgtggacaactacaaatacctgggtgtctggttagactgtaaactctccttccagactcacattaaacatctccaatccaaaattaaatatagaatcagcttcctatatcgcaaaaagcatccttcactcatgctgccaagtctctgctaggtaaagcctcgacttatctcagctcactgatcaccatagcagcacccactcgtagcacgtgctccagcaggtatatttcactggtcacccctaaagccaattcctcctttggtcgcctttccttccaattctctgctgtccatgactggaacaaatggcaaaaatcactgaagctggatactcatatctccatcactaactttaagcaccatctgtgagagcagctcacagattactgcacctgtacatagcccatctctaaacagcccatctatctacctacctcatccccatactgtatttatttatttatcttgctcctttccaccccagtatctctacttgcacattaatcttctgccgatctaccattccagtgtttaattgctatattgtaattacttcaccaccatggcctattcatttccttatcttacctcatttgcactcactgtatatagactttttgttttcttttgttctactgtattattgactgtatgttttgtttattccatgtgtaactctgtgttgttgtatgtgtcaaattgctacgctttatcttggccaggtcgcagttgcaaatgagaacttctcaactagcctacctggttaaataaaggtgttctcaactagcctacctggttaaataaaggtgttctcaactagcctacccggttaaataaaggtgttctcaactagcctaccaggttaaataaaggtgttctccactagcctacctggttaaataaaggtgttctcaactagcctacctggttaaataaaggtgttctcaactagcctacctggttaaataaaggtgttctcaactggcctacctggttaaataaaggtaaaatgtaattttaaaaaaaatgtccacTGGTTTCTATTGGTGTTGATGTTCTTCCTCCGGCTCCATTTATCATGACGGACACATTATCTATGACATTATCCATCACATTATCCAGATAATGTAGCTGCCGCTCTCACAACCAAAATAAACGTCTTCAGAAATAGAAGGCATTTCGGAGGAGGCAAAAATCAGGTTGAACCATTCTAGCCAATCAGAGGGCAGATCTCactgtgaacaacaggcacaactgtTTCcgctagttaccacagccacaaagacgACAGTCTACATCGTAGACATTCATGAAAACTAAAATTTGCTTTGTGGTtttcatttaaggttagggataaGTTTAACACTGTGGTTAAGGTTTCAAATCACCATCCAACATACAGATGCTTATGACGTTGGAGTCATTATTGTGTGTCCTAGAAAATAACAGTCAATTATATTTGTTTTCACCATTCACCCGTTGGATAACTCTCCTGTCTGATGGTCTTTTACCCCACCAGGCTCAGAGTTCCTTCAGCTGGGACTGGGGACCGTCATTCCCAACCCTGGGGCTGTGGAAGGGTGTTCATCTGGAGGCCTTTGATGTGCTACGCCTAATCCATCTCTCTACTGTACCAGTCTatagtatgtctctgtgtctctctctgtgtctctctctgtgtctttctctgtgtctctctctgtgtctctctctgtgtctctctctgtgtctctctctgtgtctctctctactgtaccagtctatagtatgtctctgtgtctccctctctttctctctctactgtaccagtctatagtatgtctctgtgtctctctctgtgtctctctctgtgtctctgtctctctgtctctctatctctctgtctctctatctctctgtctctctgtctctctctctctctgtctctgtgtctctctgtgtctctgtctctctgtctctctgtgtctctgtctctctgtctctctgtctctctgtctctctgtctctccatgtgtctgactctctgtttgtctctctctctctctctctctctgcatgggtATCTAACTATTCTGAACTTATCTATACAGCTACTCTGTGAACTCTCCTAGGCTGAATCCCAAATCACCCCCTTGCGCCTCTGGCCTCCATTTGTGCGTTCTGCCTTCGCCATATGCACAAGTGTCCCACATCTGAGGGAGTTAAAATGATGGAATGTGTATTAGACTCTTCGATAGCCACTTTGACCGAGTCTTGCTTCGCTGCTGGCTTGACAGTGAAGTAGTATCCCATAATGCACCGCGTGCCTAATTTAGGATCCATGACACATGTAACATattaaatactttccgaatgaactgtTTCCCTAACTGTTACTGAGGTATATTTATTGTGAGACGACGGGGAGAATTTTCTCAGTTGAATTtcatatttgttttattatttaaatGGTTCATGCGTCATTAAAGTCAGGAGTTTTTCCAGAAGGTGAGGGGTTTATTTATCTCCTCACCACTCTGGAAGTTACCTTCTGAGTTTTATCAGCAACACGTGACAACAGAGGGCCCTCCGTGCGAGTTGATAGGGGCGAGGGGGTGGTTTGGGATTCACCGCTAGTCATGGAAAGccgtcttcttcctcttcttacTCTTCCTGTCTCCCagactcctctctgtctcagtgggTGGTAACGGTGGAAGTGTTGGTTGATGCTGTGGAGGAGACTAAAGTCCAGGTCAACCTCTCTCTGATGGAGCTGTCTACAGAACAAACCTTCATGGTGTTGTTTCCCTCTGGGCAGAGCAAGAACACATTGAGCCTCCATGTCAACACAGTTAGTATGGGCTGCTGGGTGGGAAGGTGACTTATGGTTCTGGAACTAATggctccctgttccctttatagtgccctactctgttgaccagtcctctacagtatagtgccctactgttgaccagagtcctctacagtatagtgccctactgttgaccagagtcctctacagtatagtgccctactgttgaccagtcctctacagtatagtgacctactgttgaccagagtcctttacagtatagtgccctactgttgaccagagtcctctacagtatagtgccctactgttgaccagagtcctttacagtatagtgccctactgttgaccagagtcctctacagtatagtgccctactgttgaccagagtcctctacagtatagtgccctactgttgaccagtcctctacagtatagtgccctactgttgaccagagtcctttacagtatagtgccctactgttgaccatccctttacagtatagtgccctactgttgaccagagtcctctacagtatagtgccctactgttgaccagtcctctacagtatagtgccctactgttgaccagagtcctttacagtatagtgccctactgttgaccatccctttacagtatagtgccctactgttgaccagagtcctctacagtatagtgccctactgttgaccagagtcctttacagtatagtgccctactgttgaccagagtcctctacagtatagtgccctactgttgaccagagtcctttacagtatagtgccctactgttgaccagagtcctctacagtatagtgccctactgttgaccagagtcctttacagtatagtgccctactgttgaccatccctttacagtatagtgccctactgttgaccagagtcctctacagtatagtgccctactgttgaccagagtcctttacagtatagtgccctactgttgaccatccctttacagtatagtgccctactgttgaccagagtcctttacagtatagtgccctactgttgaccagagtcctttacagtatagtgccctactgttgaccagagtcctttacagtatagggccctactgttgaccagagtcctctacagtatagtgccctactgttgagaAGGGCCCTTGGGGTTATAAAggtaataggatgccatttgggacacattttaTCTCTACTGGAAAGACCTCTGAATGTCTGGGTTTTAGCATGTCTCTATTTTTCATTGTGCTGAGGTaaatgtttagtgtgtgtgtgttgtagagtaACCAGGTGAAGCTGTGGTGGCCCAGTGGCCATGGTGAACAGCATTCCTATCATCTCAGTGTGAGAGGAACCATGCTGGAGGGAACAGCCATACTcaggacagacacacaggtcagacctcaacatctctactcctctactatcccctcttttctctctgtctccagtcctctctcttctcacggtctccagtcctctctcttctcacggtctccagtcctctctcttctcacggtctccagtcctctctcttctcacggtctccagtcctctctcttctcacggtctccagtcctctctcttctcacggtctccagtcctctctcttctcacggtctccagtcctctctcttctcacggtctccagtcctctctcttctcacggTCTCCAGTCTTCTCTCTTCTCACAGTCTTCTCTCTTCTCACAGTCTTCtgtcttctgtcttctctctgtctccagtcctctgtcctctccctcaaAGTGTCAATGAATCTGATTTAATGTAAGTAGTAGTATTTAGTTCACCTGTTTACACTAGACAGAATGCTAAAATCTTCACTGGTGATCTTAGCCTTTCAGTgttactaatcaaatcaaatttatttatatagcccttcgtacatcagctgatatctcaaagtgctgtacagaaacccagcctaaacccccaaacagcaagcaatgcaggtgtagaagcacggtggctaggaaaaactccctagaaaggccaaaacctaggaagaaacctagagaggaaccaggctatgtggggtggccagtcctcttctggctgtgccgggtggagattataacagaacacggccaagatgttcaaatgttcataaataaccagcatggtcaaataataataatcacaggtagaacagttgaaactggagcagcagcacggctaggtggactggggacagcaaggagtcatcatgtcaggtagtcctgaggcatggtcctagggctcaggtcctcctagaaagagagagaattagagagggcatacttaaattcacacaggacaccggataggacaggagaagtactccagatataacaaactgaccctagcccccgacacaaactactgcagcataaatactggaggctgagacaggaggggtcaggagacactgtggccccatccgaggacacccctggacagggccaaacaggaaggatataaccccacccactttgccaaagcacagcccccacaccactagagggatatcttcaaccaccaacttaccatcctgagacaaggctgagtaaagcccacaaagacctcccccacggcacaacccaagggggggtggggaggggcgccaacccagacaggaagaccacgtcagtgactcaacccactcaagtgacgcacccctcccagggacggtatgaaagagcatcagtaagccagtgactcagcccctgtaatagggttagaggcagagaatccccgtggaaagaggggaaccggacaggcagagacagcaagggcggttcgttgctccagagcctttccgttcaccttcccactcctgggccagactacactcaatcatatgacctactgaagagatgagtcttcagtaaagacttaaaggttgggacagagtctgcgtctctcacatgggtaggcagaccattccataaaaatggagctctataggagaaagccctgcctccagctgtttgcttagaaattctagggactattaggaggcctgcgtcttgctATATTTAATAGCCTCTCGGTCTCCAGGTGTATTTAACATCCTCTCGGTCTCCAGGTGTATTTAAcagcctctctgtctccaggtgtATTTAAcagcctctctgtctccaggtgtATTTAACAGCCTCTGTCTCCAGGTGTATTTAACAGCCTCTGTCTCCAGGTGTATTTAAcagcctctctgtctccaggtgtATTTAAcagcctctctgtctccaggtgtATTTAAcagcctctctgtctccaggtgtATTTAAcagcctctctgtctccaggtgtATTTAAcagcctctctgtctccaggtgtATTTAAcagcctctctgtctccaggtgtATTTAACAGCCTCTCGGTCTCCAGGTGTATttaacatcctctctgtctccaggtgtatttaacatcctctctgtctccaggtgtATTTAACAGCCTCTCGGTCTCCAGGTGTATTTAACATCCTCTCTGTGTTAATCCCAAGGTGTATTTCCGTACAGTAGAGCTGGTCCAGGAGCCAATCGCTGGTTCCCCTGGGCTGAGTTTCTACTTCCGGGTCAACAAGAAGCCCATCTTCCTGAAGGGGTCAAACTGGATCCCAGCTCACGCCCTTCAGGACCTGGTCAGCCCTGctgagtgagacacacacacacacacacacacacactcgtgtcTTTGGTCTTAATCATGATATCAACCTTTCACTCATTAAATACTTCTAAGATGGGATGTGTTTTGTATATTTGAAACGGCCACATTATAATGTCATTATGTTTACATTATGATTCAAACAAGACTTTAGTGTTCTGATTGAACACACCGGTGCGTCAGTCTAAGTTACGTCACACaacaaatccccatcaaaatctgtcagtttaaacaagagatgtgtctcaatccaccgcatctgccAGTGTCTCACTtccccatctgaggtgaaaggtgacagagtggtgtttatcagacgaggagacatcccatctgtggtgacagagctagagtggtgtttatcagaccaggagacatcccctCTGAGGtgacagagaggtgtttatcagaccaggagacatcccatctgtggtgagagtggtgtttatcagaccaggagacatcccatctgaggtgacagagtggtgtttatcagaccaggagacatcccatctgtggtgagagtggtgtttatcagaccaggagacatcccatctgaggtgacagagtggtgtttatcagaccaggagacatcccatctgaggtgaaaggtgacagagctagagagatgtttatcagaccaggagacatcccgaaaatcagtcttgtCATGTaaacgtctgtagcgtctgaaccgTTTGGGAGCCCACTGTGGAGCATTAGATATTAAACCTTAGTCTGAAGGTAGCCcatacatatattatatatatttttaaatattttattttattcctaaAGAGTTcgtaaaattctaaatcaaattaGCAAAATGATCCATGTTATGACCATCTTAAACCAATATGTCAGCTCCCGTCTTAGACTGGAGTTAAAACCCTCACTGTAACCTGATAGATTTGAACAGACCCTAGTTAGTCGTTACTGTCTTGTTCGGTCTTTGCCTAACCATTGACAACAGttgtgttctgtttcagtgtgAGGAACCTTCTACAGTCGTCTGTCAGCGCTAATATGAACGCTCTCAGGGTCTGGGGGGGAGGAGTCTATGAGCAGGACATGTTCTACTCTCTCTGTGATGAGATGGGGATCATGGTAACTGACTGACTAGTACTCTTTCTCGTTGTCTTCGTCACAAACTCCCAATTCCCTTTATACCGCTGTACTTTTGACCAATACCTTGTCTGTTCTTAGATCTGGCAGGACTTCATGTTTGCCTGTGCCATGTACCCCACTGAGCCTGACTTCATAGAGACGGTTAGAGAGGAGGTTGTCCAACAGGTGAGCTACACCTACAGGGTTGACTTTAGGATCTTTGTCCAGACCTCGACGGCCCGTAGAGCACACTACAGGGTTGACTTTAGGATCTTTGTCCATCCTGCCCGTAGAGCACACTAAACGGTTGACTTTGGTATCTTTGTCCAGGCCTCGACGGCCCGTAGAGCGCTCTGCaaatctcctgtttctgtagcgtgaggcagcttgatgcaGCATCCCCTGGACAAGGCCTTGATGTATGTTAATATTGATAAGGATGACTCATTTCCTGGTTATAGCATGTAATAACACGTGTTCCTTCCTGTTTCCTCGCCCCAATCAGGTGAGGCGCTTAAAGTCCCACCCCTCGGTCATCGTGTGGAGTGGGAACAACGAGAATGAGGCTGCCCTGGCCACTAACTGGTTCGGCATCCCCGTTGCCCAGCAACCCCGGTACCATAGAGACTATGTGACTCTGTATGTGGACAACATCAGGGCTATTGTTCAGAAGGTGAGAGACATATCTGAGACATTGAACTAAGAAATACTGAGTCATGATCTGTGTCTAATGCCACCCTAAACCCTATTACCTATGtgggtcattctacagaagtCTAAATTGGGGATTGATTGTTTTTCTTGTAATTTGAATCTTATTTTAATTTCCCCCAAACTTTCAGTAGACATTTACAGAATATACAGTACACTAACCTTATATACAGTCCACTAACCTTATATACAGTCCACTAACCTTATATACAGAATATACAGTACACTaaccttatatacagtatattaaccttaTATACAGTCCACTaaccttatatacagtatattaaccttatatacagaatatacagtatattaaccttatatacagaatatacagtatattaaccttatatacagaatatacagtatattaaccttaTATACAGCACACTAACCTTATATACAGTCCACTaaccttatatacagtatattaaccttatatacagaatatacagtatattaaccttaTATACAGTCCACTAACCTTATAtacagaatatacagtatattaaccttatatacagtatattaaccttatatacagaatatacagtacactaaccttatatacagtatattaaccttatatacagtatattaaccttatatacagtatattaaccttatatacagaatatacagtatattaaccttaTATACAGTCCACTAACCTTATAtacagaatatacagtatattaaccttatatacagtatattaaccttatatacagaatatacagtacactaaccttatatacagtatattaaccttatatacagaatatacagtatattaaccttaTATACAGCACACTAACCTTATATACAGAATATACAGTACACTaaccttatatacagtatattaaccttatatacagaatatacagtatattaaccttaTATACAGCACACTAACCTTATATACAGTACACTaaccttatatacagtatattaaccttatatacagtatattaaccttatatacagtatattaaccttatatacagaatatacagtatattaaccttatatacagaatatacagtatattaaccttatatacagaatatacagtatattaaccttatatacagtatattcactttatatatagtacactaaccttatatacagtatatacagtatactaaccTTGTACAGTATACAaaccttatatacagtatatatagtatactaaCATTATATAGTTTACTaaccttatatacagtatatatagtatactaaccttatatacagtatactaaccttatatacagtatatacagtatactaaccTTGTACAGTATACAaaccttatatacagtatatatagtatactaaCATTATATAGTTTACTaaccttatatacagtatatatagtatactaaccttatatacagtatactaaccttatatacagtatatatagtatactaacattatacagtatactaaccttatatatagtatactaaccttatatacagtacacaaaccttatatatcaaatcaaatttatttatatagcccttcgtacatcagctgatatctcaaagtactgtacagaaacccagcctaaaaccccaaacagcaagcaatgcaggtgtagaagcacggtggctaggaaaaactccctagaaaggccaaaacctaggaagaatcctagagaggaaccaggctatgtggggtggccagtcctcttctggctgtgccgggtggagattataacagaacatggccaagatgttcaaatgttcataaatgaccagcatggtcgaataataataaggcagaacagttgaaactggagcagcagcacggccaggtggactggggacagcaaggagtcatcatgtcaggtagtcctggggcatggtcctagggctcaggtcctccgagagagagaaagaaagagagaaggagagaattagagagagcacatgtggggtggccagtcctcttctggctgtgccgggtggagattgtaacagaacatggccaagatgttcaaatgttcataaatgaccagcatggtcgaataataataaggcagaacagttgaaactggagcagcagcttagaaattctagggacaattaggaggcctgcgtcttgtgaccgtagcgtacgtgtagagAGATaggcaagcccatgtaatgctttgttggttagcagtaaaaccttgaaatcagcccttgcctttacaggaagccagtgtagggaggctagcactggagtaatatgatcacattttttggttctagtcaggattctagcagccgtatttagcactaactgaagtttatttagtgctttatccgggtagccggaaaatagagcattgcagtagtctaatctagaagtgacaaaagcatggattcatttttttgcctcatttttggacagaaagtttctgatttttgcaatgttacgtagatggaaaaaagctgtccttgaatcagtcttgatatgttcttcaaaagagagatcagggtcccgagtaacgccaaggtccttcagttttatttgagacgactgtacaaccattaagattaattgtcagattcaacagaagatctctttgtttcttgggacctagaacaagcatatctgttttgtccgagtttaaaagtaaaaagtttgcagccatccacttccttatgtctgaaacacattcttctagcaagggcaattttggggctttaccatgtttcattgaaatgtacagctgtgtgtcatccgcatagcagtgaaagttaacattatgttttcgaatgacatccccaagaggtaaaatatatagtgaaaacaatagtggtcctaaaacggaaccttgaggaacactgacatttacagttgatttgtcagaggacaaaccattcagagacaaactgatatctttccgacagataagatctaaaccaggccagaacttgtccgtgtagaccaatttgggtttccaatctctccaaaagaatgtggtgatcgatggtatcaaaagcagcactaaggtctaggagcacgaggaccgatgcagagcctcggtctgatgccattaaaatgtaatttaccaccttcacaagtgccgactcagtgctatgatggggtctaaaaccagactgaagcatttcgtatacattgtttgtcttcaggaaggccgtgagttgctgcgcaacagccttttctaaaaatgttgagaggaatggaagattcgatataggccgattttagttttttatattttctgggtcaaggtttggctttttcaagagaggctttattactgccacttttagtgagtttggtacacatctggtggatagagaggcgtttattatgttcaacataggagggccaagcacaggaagcagctctttcagtagtttagttggaatagggtccagtatgcagcttgaaggtttagaggcaaTGATTATTTTCAACAAAGCCTCCTTTGTTGAAAATGATTTCAATTTTCAACAAAGctttcactcacgccgccaaacataccctagtaaaactgactatcctaccgatcctcgacttcggcgacgtcatctacaaaatagcttccaacactctactcagcaaactggatgcagtttatcacagtgccatccgttttgttactaaagcaccttataccacccacaactgcgacctgtatgctctaatcggctggccctcgctacatattcgtcgccagacccactggctccaggtcatctacaagtccatgctaggtaaagctctgccttatctcagttcactggttacgatggcaacacccacccgtagcacgcgctccagcgcctttcgttccagttctctgctgcctgtgactggaacgaattgcaaaaatcgctgaagttggagacttttatctcc encodes:
- the manba gene encoding beta-mannosidase isoform X4, which encodes MSAFRKRGSVLVVLYYVGSFHVLFGYNISRGEQHDLSLNRKWTIQNSNGSLSLPAEVPGCVHSALLKQGFIKDLYFRFNDVAYRWIALDNWTYTTTFSASTELRAKQRVQLVFEGVDTVASISLNGVVVGKTDNMFRRYDFSVGQLLREGENVVKVSLLSPVLYASERSQAHSSYSVPPDCPPPVQKGECHVNFIRKAQSSFSWDWGPSFPTLGLWKGVHLEAFDVLRLIHLSTVPVYNSSLSQWVVTVEVLVDAVEETKVQVNLSLMELSTEQTFMVLFPSGQSKNTLSLHVNTSNQVKLWWPSGHGEQHSYHLSVRGTMLEGTAILRTDTQVYFRTVELVQEPIAGSPGLSFYFRVNKKPIFLKGSNWIPAHALQDLVSPADVRNLLQSSVSANMNALRVWGGGVYEQDMFYSLCDEMGIMIWQDFMFACAMYPTEPDFIETVREEVVQQVRRLKSHPSVIVWSGNNENEAALATNWFGIPVAQQPRYHRDYVTLYVDNIRAIVQKEDGTRPFLVSSPTNGVESQQEGWVAHDPYDLHYGDTHYYSYSHDCWDWTALPRTRFASEYGFQSWPSFSTLQKVSVSEDWSYGSNFSSHRQHHQTGNQQMLQQAGLHYHLPASADPLKRYKDTLYITQVMQSQCVKVQTEFYRRSQSEVIEGKGHTMGALYWQLNDIWQGPSWSSLGRGAAGRDGRIHCDPAVLCRSSFRMAGCGGRPRTIRHQRIPHGHQDQNSHL